The proteins below come from a single Deinococcus radiodurans R1 = ATCC 13939 = DSM 20539 genomic window:
- the pstA gene encoding phosphate ABC transporter permease PstA, with product MTTTAAPPTRPAGLSTGRRLNNLLMGALIVLATAVVVAPLILIFVYLLKEGFTAMFGIQDGKLSTANLNFFTHVPAPEGETGGGMKNAILGSLEMLAMASVIGVGVGVAGGIFLAEYPRHPLMPTIRMLSDVLAGIPAIVMGLVAYGLLVLTMGHFSGLAGALALGFLMIPIVVRTTEEVLKLVPLTVREAGLGLGLPKWLVTLKIVLPAAAGGIITGVMLALARVAGEAAPLLFTAFGNNLVNLDPTKPMSALPLEIYRGATSAYDENQRMAKAGALLLILLIFVTSMLARRFSRRK from the coding sequence ATGACGACGACTGCTGCCCCCCCCACCCGCCCGGCAGGCCTGAGCACGGGCCGGCGCCTGAACAACCTGCTGATGGGCGCGCTCATCGTGCTCGCCACCGCCGTCGTGGTCGCCCCCTTGATTCTGATTTTCGTCTACCTGCTCAAGGAAGGCTTTACCGCCATGTTCGGCATTCAGGACGGCAAGCTCAGCACCGCCAACCTGAACTTTTTCACCCACGTCCCTGCGCCCGAAGGCGAAACGGGCGGCGGCATGAAAAACGCCATTCTCGGCAGCCTGGAAATGCTGGCGATGGCCTCGGTCATCGGGGTCGGCGTGGGCGTGGCGGGCGGCATCTTCCTCGCCGAGTACCCCCGCCACCCGCTGATGCCCACCATCCGGATGCTCAGCGACGTGCTGGCCGGGATTCCCGCCATCGTGATGGGGCTGGTCGCCTACGGGCTGCTGGTGCTGACGATGGGCCACTTCAGCGGCCTCGCCGGGGCGCTCGCGCTGGGCTTCCTGATGATTCCCATCGTGGTCCGCACCACCGAGGAAGTGCTCAAGCTGGTGCCGCTGACCGTGCGCGAAGCGGGGCTGGGCCTCGGCCTGCCCAAATGGCTGGTCACGCTCAAAATCGTGCTGCCTGCCGCCGCCGGGGGCATCATCACCGGCGTGATGCTGGCGCTCGCCCGCGTGGCCGGGGAAGCCGCGCCGCTGCTCTTTACCGCCTTCGGCAACAACCTCGTCAACCTCGACCCCACCAAGCCGATGAGCGCCCTGCCGCTGGAAATCTACCGGGGCGCCACCTCCGCCTACGACGAAAACCAGCGTATGGCGAAGGCGGGGGCGTTGCTGCTGATTCTGCTGATTTTCGTCACGAGTATGCTCGCCCGGCGCTTCAGCCGCCGCAAGTAA
- the pstS gene encoding phosphate ABC transporter substrate-binding protein PstS, translating to MKKTLLGLSALVMISTAAAQGAITGAGASFPYPLYSKMFSEYKASNVNYQSVGSGSGQKQILERTVDFAGSDNPMTDAQLGSAPGTLLHVPTAIGAVVPAYNLPGVTKPLNFDGPTLANIYLGKIKTWGDPAIAKLNPGVTIPPLPITVARRSDGSGTTFVFSDYLSKVSGEWKSKVGAGNSLQWPVGTGAKGNDGVAGVVKGTPGAIGYVELVYAKQNKLSFGAVKNRAGKFILADNGPASNAALGVVIPADTRVSLTNSANAGAYPIASFTYLIFYKDQKYGNRTEAQAKALKNLLTYVVTSGQQYNEGLDYAKLPSNVAAKAKTIINSMNYGGKKL from the coding sequence ATGAAGAAGACCCTGCTGGGCCTCAGCGCCCTTGTCATGATCAGCACCGCCGCCGCCCAGGGCGCCATCACCGGCGCGGGCGCGAGCTTCCCCTATCCCCTGTACTCCAAGATGTTCAGCGAGTACAAGGCGAGCAACGTCAACTACCAGTCGGTGGGCTCGGGCAGCGGCCAGAAGCAGATTCTGGAGCGCACCGTGGACTTCGCGGGCAGCGACAACCCCATGACCGACGCGCAGCTGGGGAGCGCCCCCGGCACCCTGCTGCACGTGCCCACCGCCATCGGCGCCGTGGTGCCCGCCTACAACCTGCCCGGCGTGACCAAGCCCCTGAACTTCGATGGCCCCACGCTCGCCAACATCTACCTCGGCAAAATCAAGACCTGGGGTGACCCCGCCATCGCCAAGCTCAACCCCGGCGTGACCATTCCCCCGCTGCCGATCACCGTGGCGCGCCGCTCCGACGGCTCGGGTACCACCTTCGTGTTCTCGGACTACCTGAGCAAAGTCAGCGGCGAGTGGAAGAGCAAGGTCGGCGCGGGCAACAGCCTTCAGTGGCCCGTCGGCACCGGCGCCAAGGGCAACGACGGCGTGGCGGGCGTGGTCAAGGGCACCCCCGGCGCCATCGGTTACGTGGAACTGGTGTACGCCAAGCAGAACAAGCTGTCCTTCGGCGCCGTGAAAAACCGCGCGGGCAAGTTCATCCTGGCCGATAACGGTCCCGCCAGCAACGCGGCTCTGGGCGTGGTCATCCCCGCCGATACCCGCGTCAGTCTGACCAACAGCGCCAACGCCGGCGCTTACCCGATTGCCAGCTTCACCTACCTGATTTTCTACAAGGATCAGAAGTACGGCAACCGCACCGAAGCCCAGGCCAAGGCGCTCAAGAACCTGCTCACCTACGTCGTGACCAGCGGCCAGCAGTACAACGAAGGCCTCGACTACGCCAAGCTGCCCAGCAACGTGGCGGCCAAGGCCAAGACCATCATCAACTCGATGAACTACGGCGGCAAGAAGCTCTGA
- the pstC gene encoding phosphate ABC transporter permease subunit PstC, which yields MIEPVKSPPQLPGRLSSRSDRVFEIVILLLASIIALIFVLSVYQLGKESWPALQKFGLNFFTSRTWNPVNGEFGAVSMIAGTLITSLAALVISVPLAIASALFVAEYAPKWLANPVGYLIELLAAVPSVVYGLFALFVIAPLLAKWQATFFDNLHYPERFALFTKCSQLWAENHSSLQCFFVPNGGAGRGLALAIIILTVMILPYTASVARDVIRLVPADQREAMYALGATKWEVISRAILPYARAGIMGGVILALGRALGETLAVAMVIGDSQDVIRSLWGNASTMASVIANQFGDAQETIHRSSVVTLGLTLFFLSVLVNYLARIIITRLTPKGIQQ from the coding sequence ATGATTGAACCTGTCAAATCCCCACCCCAGCTTCCGGGCCGGCTGTCGAGCCGCAGCGACCGGGTCTTCGAGATCGTGATTCTGCTGCTCGCTTCGATCATCGCCCTGATCTTCGTACTGAGCGTCTACCAGCTCGGCAAGGAGTCGTGGCCGGCCTTGCAGAAGTTCGGGCTGAACTTTTTCACGTCGCGCACCTGGAACCCGGTCAACGGGGAGTTCGGCGCGGTGTCCATGATCGCGGGCACGCTGATCACCAGCCTCGCCGCGCTCGTCATCAGCGTGCCGCTCGCCATCGCCAGCGCGCTCTTCGTGGCCGAGTACGCGCCCAAGTGGCTCGCCAATCCGGTGGGCTACCTGATCGAGCTGCTCGCCGCCGTGCCGAGCGTGGTCTACGGCCTCTTCGCGCTGTTTGTCATCGCGCCGCTGCTCGCCAAGTGGCAGGCCACCTTTTTCGACAACCTGCACTACCCCGAGCGCTTCGCCCTCTTTACTAAATGCTCGCAGCTGTGGGCCGAGAACCACTCCTCGCTTCAGTGCTTCTTCGTGCCCAACGGCGGCGCCGGACGCGGGCTCGCGCTCGCCATTATCATTCTGACGGTCATGATTTTGCCCTACACCGCAAGTGTGGCGCGTGACGTGATCCGGCTGGTGCCCGCCGATCAGCGCGAGGCGATGTACGCGCTCGGCGCCACCAAGTGGGAAGTGATTTCCCGCGCCATCTTGCCCTACGCCCGCGCCGGCATCATGGGCGGCGTCATCCTGGCGCTCGGGCGCGCGCTGGGCGAAACGCTCGCCGTGGCGATGGTCATCGGCGACAGCCAGGACGTGATTCGCAGCCTGTGGGGCAACGCGAGCACCATGGCGTCGGTTATCGCCAACCAGTTCGGCGACGCGCAGGAAACCATTCACCGCTCCAGCGTGGTGACGCTCGGCCTGACGCTGTTTTTCCTCAGCGTGCTCGTCAACTACCTGGCCCGCATCATCATCACCCGGCTGACGCCGAAAGGAATTCAGCAGTGA
- the pstB gene encoding phosphate ABC transporter ATP-binding protein PstB yields MTSPLLLSAQDVSIYYGDKQAVKNVNLDVRPGTVNAFIGPSGCGKTTFLRAINRMHDLTPGARVTGSILLDGQDIYSPSVDPVAMRRRVGMVFQKPNPFPTMSVFDNVVAGLKLTGVKNRDHLMQVAERSLRGAALWDEVKDRLNTPATGLSGGQQQRLCIARALAVEPEILLMDEPTSALDPASTAKIEDLLGDLKKVTTIIIVTHNMHQAARVSDTTSFFLVGDLVEHGPTDQVFTNPRDERTEAYVSGRFG; encoded by the coding sequence ATGACCAGTCCCCTCCTCCTGAGCGCGCAAGACGTGAGCATCTACTACGGCGACAAACAGGCCGTCAAAAACGTGAATCTCGATGTGCGCCCTGGCACCGTCAACGCCTTCATCGGGCCGTCGGGCTGCGGCAAGACGACCTTCCTGCGGGCCATCAACCGCATGCACGACCTGACCCCCGGCGCCCGCGTGACCGGCAGCATCCTGCTCGACGGGCAGGACATCTACAGCCCGAGCGTGGACCCCGTCGCCATGCGCCGCCGCGTGGGTATGGTGTTTCAAAAGCCCAACCCCTTCCCGACCATGAGCGTGTTCGACAACGTGGTGGCGGGCCTGAAACTGACCGGCGTGAAAAACCGTGACCACCTGATGCAGGTCGCCGAGCGCTCCCTGCGCGGGGCCGCGCTGTGGGACGAGGTCAAAGATCGCCTGAACACCCCCGCCACCGGCCTCTCGGGCGGGCAGCAGCAGCGCCTGTGCATCGCCCGCGCGCTTGCCGTGGAGCCTGAAATTCTGCTGATGGACGAACCGACCTCGGCGCTCGACCCTGCCAGCACCGCCAAGATCGAGGACCTGCTCGGCGACCTGAAAAAAGTCACCACCATCATCATCGTGACCCACAACATGCACCAGGCGGCGCGCGTGTCGGACACCACCAGCTTCTTCCTGGTGGGCGACCTGGTCGAACACGGCCCCACCGATCAGGTGTTCACCAACCCGCGCGACGAGCGCACCGAGGCCTACGTGTCGGGGCGGTTCGGATGA
- a CDS encoding tyrosine-type recombinase/integrase gives MTLVQYQGNLLSQTREWTNLHDEELRRRAVKAAGEKDSPALVSLAVAYLGHQGGSGVLSSPRTVEAYALGVRQFVAYATEQAINLLRPGRHDAQGYVNAMLAAGRAPAGVQLKVAAAGCLYRALRWAGATEADPFRDVKVPKDRTPGIVKRPPYSEDDIADVIEQADVQAKFLLFLTAHAGLRISEALALEWQDLDESARRIHVRSGKGRKSRIVAMSSSLGRAARAYRTQFAPGGPEHDTGHRTTPPERVFRYASVMTARYHIEKAFKAAGVPFRGFHPGRKYAGTKLLRQIKDFGRVAAHLGHESVDTTRRGYAQLAADDLKEDLSGW, from the coding sequence ATGACACTTGTCCAGTACCAAGGCAACCTGCTCTCGCAAACGCGCGAGTGGACCAACCTGCACGATGAGGAACTGCGCCGCCGGGCGGTCAAGGCGGCAGGCGAGAAGGACAGCCCCGCGCTCGTCTCGCTCGCGGTCGCCTACCTCGGGCACCAGGGCGGCAGCGGCGTGCTGAGCAGTCCGCGCACGGTGGAGGCGTATGCACTCGGCGTGCGGCAGTTCGTGGCCTACGCGACCGAGCAGGCGATCAACCTGCTGCGGCCCGGGCGCCACGACGCGCAGGGCTATGTCAACGCCATGCTCGCGGCGGGGCGCGCTCCGGCGGGCGTGCAGCTCAAGGTGGCGGCGGCGGGCTGCCTCTACCGCGCCCTGCGCTGGGCGGGGGCCACCGAGGCCGACCCCTTCCGCGACGTGAAGGTGCCCAAGGACCGCACCCCCGGCATCGTCAAGCGCCCGCCCTACAGCGAGGACGACATCGCCGACGTGATCGAGCAGGCCGACGTGCAGGCCAAATTCCTGCTGTTCCTGACCGCGCACGCCGGGCTGCGGATCAGCGAGGCGCTCGCGCTGGAGTGGCAGGACCTCGACGAGAGCGCCCGCCGCATCCACGTCCGCAGCGGCAAGGGCCGCAAGTCGCGCATCGTCGCCATGAGCAGCAGCCTGGGCCGCGCCGCCCGCGCTTACCGCACCCAGTTCGCGCCCGGCGGCCCCGAGCACGACACCGGACACCGCACCACCCCGCCCGAGCGCGTCTTCCGCTACGCCAGCGTGATGACCGCCCGTTACCACATCGAAAAGGCGTTCAAGGCGGCGGGCGTGCCGTTTCGCGGCTTTCATCCGGGGCGCAAGTACGCCGGCACCAAGCTGCTGCGCCAGATCAAGGATTTCGGGCGCGTTGCCGCCCACCTCGGCCACGAGAGCGTGGACACCACCCGCCGGGGCTACGCGCAACTCGCCGCCGACGACCTCAAGGAAGACCTCAGCGGCTGGTGA
- a CDS encoding metal-sensitive transcriptional regulator produces MTTNAAPTAAPPLGPEEEKLLKRLRRIEGQVRGIQKMVEEGRDCHDILTQFAAVRSALDTAGEGLLEQYALGCRARPGEAVTPSDVVRAVKLLRR; encoded by the coding sequence ATGACGACCAATGCTGCTCCCACCGCCGCTCCCCCCCTGGGCCCCGAGGAAGAAAAGCTGCTCAAGCGGCTGCGCCGCATCGAAGGGCAAGTGCGCGGGATTCAGAAGATGGTGGAGGAAGGCCGCGACTGCCACGACATCCTGACGCAGTTCGCCGCCGTCCGCAGCGCCCTGGACACGGCGGGCGAAGGGCTGCTCGAACAGTACGCTCTGGGCTGCCGCGCCCGCCCCGGCGAAGCGGTGACGCCCTCGGACGTGGTGCGGGCGGTCAAGTTGCTGCGGCGCTGA